A stretch of Campylobacter showae DNA encodes these proteins:
- a CDS encoding nickel/cobalt transporter — protein MKFGRILAIFALFASFFSFAHACALCSLYTPTAHASVKFDVQGDMIKTAVVTWTFSENFTELTLQSYDENADKALSKNEAWKVQKSLLDYIVPRGYLTSVGYYDGAGETVNLHAKTLSQRVYLDGGRLNFEYILELNLAVKDGRVVTVEVFDREGFFNFKINSPQPYALTDKIYLVPNVNLSTAFFEMTSKAPKIEPAKPELSSLVKAQNKQNLEQIDAEDRAKFDSVSGMSLQFLERLKELIKINSAELNALNFALLAAVSFFYGFLHAAGPGHAKMLTASYFIANGGSYSRALVFAMKVGFAHVAGAFLLVLFSYVFLNAFLTNKVSDIAGAMTKISAVAIVCVSLYMIYAKLKKTALKPKFSFATAPVSDEKGANEVSKVFGSNLNSTSNLSVNSVKFSPIAHESECGCAACRASSEAPKTASEWLVVLAGSLVPCPGTLLVFVLAFSLNSYAAGLASGVFMGLGMGAVIFLAAVCGFKLKGAMRFRALRTCCEFAALLVMLGLGVFMFYISGKVSVL, from the coding sequence ATGAAATTTGGACGCATACTCGCTATTTTCGCGCTTTTTGCGTCCTTTTTTAGCTTTGCGCACGCCTGCGCTCTGTGCTCGCTTTACACTCCGACCGCGCACGCCTCGGTCAAATTTGACGTCCAGGGCGATATGATAAAAACAGCCGTCGTAACCTGGACGTTTTCTGAAAATTTCACCGAACTAACACTACAAAGCTACGACGAAAACGCCGATAAAGCGCTTAGCAAAAACGAAGCGTGGAAGGTGCAAAAATCCCTGCTCGACTACATCGTGCCGCGCGGGTATCTAACGAGCGTGGGCTACTACGACGGCGCGGGCGAGACGGTAAATTTGCACGCCAAAACGCTTTCGCAGCGGGTTTATCTGGATGGGGGCAGGCTAAATTTCGAGTATATTTTAGAGCTAAATTTGGCGGTCAAGGACGGCCGCGTCGTCACGGTCGAGGTTTTTGACCGCGAAGGATTTTTTAACTTTAAAATAAACTCGCCCCAGCCATACGCGCTCACGGATAAAATTTATCTCGTGCCAAACGTAAATTTAAGCACGGCATTTTTTGAGATGACCTCAAAAGCGCCTAAAATAGAGCCTGCAAAGCCTGAGCTTAGCTCGCTGGTTAAGGCGCAAAATAAGCAAAATTTAGAGCAAATCGACGCCGAGGATAGGGCGAAATTTGACTCGGTTTCCGGTATGAGCCTTCAGTTTTTAGAGCGCCTAAAAGAGCTCATCAAGATAAATAGCGCCGAGCTAAACGCGCTAAATTTCGCCCTGCTGGCTGCGGTTAGCTTTTTTTACGGATTTTTGCACGCCGCTGGCCCCGGTCATGCAAAGATGCTAACGGCTAGCTACTTCATCGCAAACGGCGGCAGCTACTCGCGCGCTCTAGTTTTTGCGATGAAGGTCGGATTCGCGCACGTGGCGGGAGCGTTTTTGCTCGTGCTTTTTAGCTACGTTTTTTTAAACGCGTTTTTGACGAACAAAGTCAGCGACATAGCGGGCGCGATGACGAAAATTTCGGCCGTAGCGATCGTTTGTGTGAGCCTTTATATGATCTACGCTAAGCTTAAAAAAACGGCGCTAAAGCCTAAATTTAGCTTTGCCACCGCACCTGTCTCGGACGAAAAAGGCGCAAACGAGGTGAGTAAAGTTTTTGGCTCAAATTTAAACTCCACGTCAAATTTGAGCGTAAATTCCGTCAAATTTAGCCCTATCGCCCACGAGAGCGAGTGCGGCTGCGCAGCCTGTAGGGCCTCTAGTGAGGCGCCAAAGACCGCTAGCGAGTGGCTGGTGGTGCTAGCAGGTTCGCTAGTGCCGTGTCCGGGCACACTGCTAGTTTTCGTGCTGGCTTTTAGCCTAAACAGCTACGCGGCCGGGCTTGCTAGCGGCGTGTTTATGGGCCTTGGCATGGGCGCAGTGATATTTCTCGCGGCCGTTTGCGGCTTTAAGCTAAAGGGCGCGATGAGATTTCGCGCGCTGCGGACTTGCTGCGAGTTTGCCGCGCTTTTGGTGATGCTGGGGCTTGGCGTTTTTATGTTTTATATTTCGGGTAAGGTGAGCGTTTTATGA
- a CDS encoding metal ABC transporter solute-binding protein, Zn/Mn family, translated as MRKIFAFLCLGLVALYAKGQVSVSILPQEYFVKQIAGDAVEVNVMVGKGADPHTYEPKPKQMTALEKSDLYFAIGIEFEEAWLPKFQKSYPNLKIVKTDAGVEKIKFEGHHEHADHDHHHDAKHEHAHHEHKHEHAGRDHHDHEHHHGEFDPHIWLDPVSVKIQAKNIAAALSEKYPENKALFEANLAKFEAQLGELDGFIKSTLANVKNREFIVYHPSWAYFAKRYDLEQIAIEVEGKEPKPAQLKELIEEAKEHGVKVIFVAPQFSKKAAQTIAKESGASVVEIDQLPLDWDAELRKTAQIFAKSL; from the coding sequence ATGAGAAAAATTTTCGCGTTTTTATGTTTGGGCTTAGTCGCGCTATACGCCAAAGGACAAGTTAGCGTCAGTATTTTGCCGCAGGAGTATTTCGTCAAGCAAATCGCGGGCGACGCGGTCGAGGTAAACGTCATGGTAGGCAAGGGAGCCGATCCGCATACGTACGAACCAAAACCCAAACAAATGACCGCGCTTGAAAAAAGCGATCTTTATTTTGCTATCGGGATCGAGTTTGAGGAGGCTTGGTTGCCGAAATTTCAAAAATCATATCCAAACCTTAAAATCGTAAAAACCGATGCGGGCGTGGAAAAGATCAAATTTGAAGGTCACCACGAGCACGCGGACCACGATCATCACCATGACGCCAAGCACGAACACGCCCACCACGAGCATAAACACGAGCATGCCGGTCGCGATCACCACGATCACGAGCATCACCACGGCGAATTTGACCCACACATCTGGCTAGATCCCGTTTCCGTAAAAATCCAAGCTAAAAATATCGCCGCCGCGCTAAGCGAAAAATATCCTGAAAACAAGGCGCTTTTCGAAGCGAATTTGGCTAAATTTGAAGCCCAGCTGGGTGAGCTTGACGGCTTTATCAAAAGCACTCTAGCAAACGTCAAAAACCGCGAATTTATCGTATATCACCCGTCTTGGGCCTACTTTGCTAAGCGCTACGATCTGGAGCAAATCGCGATCGAAGTGGAGGGCAAGGAGCCAAAACCGGCCCAGCTAAAAGAGCTCATCGAGGAAGCCAAAGAGCACGGCGTGAAGGTTATTTTCGTCGCTCCGCAGTTTTCTAAAAAAGCCGCGCAAACCATCGCTAAAGAAAGCGGCGCTAGCGTCGTAGAGATCGATCAACTGCCGCTTGATTGGGACGCCGAGCTACGCAAAACGGCACAAATTTTTGCAAAGAGCCTGTAA
- a CDS encoding Fur family transcriptional regulator gives MSENLEEKAGFEELLTKNDIKITPLRLEILHILRAAAAPLSYDEILAHMGANKTTFYRCMDLFEAKGIVLKSENNRKNFYELESGAKAYFVCDVCHKMTNIDMPRLKQNHVKSVVVKGVCDDCF, from the coding sequence ATGAGCGAAAATTTGGAAGAAAAAGCCGGTTTTGAGGAGCTTTTAACGAAAAATGATATCAAAATCACTCCACTTAGACTTGAGATCTTGCACATTTTACGCGCCGCCGCCGCACCGCTTAGCTATGATGAGATTTTGGCTCATATGGGCGCGAACAAAACCACGTTTTACCGCTGTATGGACCTTTTTGAAGCTAAGGGCATCGTGCTAAAAAGCGAAAATAACCGCAAAAATTTCTACGAACTTGAAAGCGGGGCAAAGGCGTATTTCGTCTGCGACGTCTGCCATAAGATGACTAATATCGACATGCCGCGCCTAAAACAAAATCACGTCAAAAGCGTCGTAGTTAAGGGCGTTTGCGACGACTGCTTTTAA
- a CDS encoding acyl-CoA thioesterase, with translation MKIFYYEFIVGEDAIDVNHHANNAHYVIWMQEAANAHSNAVGDLIETNLAQNRTWMVRRHEIDYLGQLFLGDKVRVKTWTQPEKRSCSKRFYEFSKDGAPVASAVTTYVFYDLARGRPIAIPPEIAKLYED, from the coding sequence ATGAAAATTTTTTATTACGAATTTATCGTGGGCGAGGACGCCATCGACGTGAATCATCACGCAAACAACGCTCACTACGTCATCTGGATGCAAGAAGCGGCAAACGCGCACTCAAACGCCGTGGGTGATCTCATCGAGACAAATCTCGCGCAAAACCGCACGTGGATGGTGCGCAGACACGAGATCGACTACCTCGGGCAGCTATTTTTGGGCGATAAGGTGCGCGTGAAAACCTGGACGCAGCCCGAAAAAAGAAGCTGCTCGAAGCGTTTTTACGAGTTTAGTAAAGACGGAGCGCCGGTTGCTAGCGCGGTGACGACTTACGTATTTTATGATCTCGCGCGCGGTCGTCCGATCGCTATACCGCCGGAGATCGCAAAGCTTTACGAGGATTAG
- a CDS encoding class I SAM-dependent methyltransferase, with protein sequence MKEMWDKKAASYTRFTGEPSEFQRGLYAKIEEFGVKFEGKSVVDIGCGTGVHTLLLAQICREITGMDISGEMLKVMLEDAAKFNISNLTAVQSDFKNFNPNRVYDVAFSTMSPAIADEEDFVKFINLGEKRVYLWWNKPRNSSVLELFYEGSQRGCFKEKANFFEEYLRRENIIFNSCVLEESREQKRTLEEMTQNALWHLEIANFAHEENAVRSRLESIAQDGYVTEKIVSSMKLLVF encoded by the coding sequence ATGAAAGAGATGTGGGACAAAAAGGCGGCGAGCTATACGAGATTTACGGGCGAGCCTAGCGAATTTCAGAGGGGGCTTTACGCTAAAATCGAGGAGTTTGGCGTCAAATTTGAGGGCAAAAGCGTCGTGGATATCGGCTGCGGCACGGGCGTGCATACGCTGCTTTTAGCGCAAATTTGCCGCGAGATAACCGGCATGGATATCTCAGGCGAAATGCTAAAAGTCATGCTCGAAGACGCGGCTAAATTTAATATTTCAAATTTAACCGCCGTGCAAAGCGATTTTAAAAACTTTAATCCAAACCGCGTCTACGACGTGGCTTTTAGCACGATGAGTCCTGCGATCGCGGACGAAGAGGATTTTGTCAAATTTATAAATTTAGGCGAAAAAAGGGTCTATCTTTGGTGGAACAAACCGCGAAATTCAAGCGTTTTGGAGCTTTTTTACGAAGGCTCGCAGAGAGGGTGCTTTAAAGAAAAGGCAAATTTTTTCGAAGAGTACTTGCGCCGAGAAAATATCATTTTTAACTCCTGCGTGCTTGAAGAGTCTCGCGAACAAAAACGCACGCTTGAAGAGATGACGCAAAACGCGCTTTGGCATTTAGAAATAGCAAATTTTGCGCACGAGGAAAACGCGGTCAGATCGCGGCTAGAAAGCATCGCACAGGACGGCTACGTGACGGAAAAAATCGTCTCTTCAATGAAGCTTTTAGTTTTTTAA
- a CDS encoding cytochrome-c peroxidase, producing the protein MPRAFLQIFSCVLCFFCVQAFAASHVLSPVTQPKFDEQKARLGKELFFDASISPSGTLSCERCHSLYWDLSGTSKKNVKISADEEISPPTALNSALNFIFFKNGEVKDLAGQVRQSLTSKNELASEPKFLIQKINQNSVYRKKFEELYKNGVSFDNIVDALVNFEKALVTPNAKFDKFISGDESVFDDEEKRGFELFKKIGCINCHSGANMGANLYYELRFHADGNKTGRYKVPSLRNIEKTAPYFYGGEVMDLKDTIKDVGKMLLNYDLSEEQTHELYKFLLTLSGEKPEILK; encoded by the coding sequence TTGCCGCGAGCGTTTTTGCAGATATTTTCGTGCGTTTTATGCTTCTTTTGCGTTCAAGCTTTCGCCGCTTCACACGTTTTATCTCCGGTCACCCAGCCCAAATTTGACGAACAAAAAGCCAGATTGGGCAAGGAGCTGTTTTTTGATGCGTCGATAAGTCCGAGCGGCACGCTGTCTTGCGAGAGATGCCACAGCCTTTACTGGGATTTAAGCGGCACGAGCAAAAAAAACGTAAAAATTTCCGCCGACGAGGAGATTAGCCCGCCAACTGCTCTAAACTCGGCATTAAATTTTATCTTTTTTAAAAACGGCGAGGTTAAGGATCTGGCTGGGCAGGTCAGACAGAGTCTAACGAGTAAAAATGAACTTGCCAGCGAGCCGAAATTTTTAATCCAGAAGATAAATCAAAACTCCGTTTATAGGAAAAAATTTGAAGAGCTTTACAAAAACGGGGTGAGCTTTGACAACATCGTCGACGCGTTGGTAAATTTTGAAAAAGCCCTCGTCACGCCAAACGCTAAATTCGACAAATTTATCAGCGGCGACGAGAGCGTTTTCGACGATGAGGAAAAGCGCGGATTTGAGCTATTTAAAAAAATCGGCTGCATAAACTGTCACAGCGGCGCGAATATGGGCGCAAACCTCTACTACGAGCTAAGGTTTCACGCAGATGGCAACAAAACCGGCCGCTACAAAGTGCCTAGCCTGCGAAACATCGAAAAAACCGCGCCGTACTTTTATGGCGGCGAGGTTATGGATCTAAAAGACACGATTAAAGACGTTGGCAAAATGCTTTTAAACTACGATCTAAGCGAGGAGCAGACACACGAGCTTTATAAATTTTTGCTGACTTTAAGCGGCGAAAAACCGGAAATTTTAAAATGA